The nucleotide window TCGCGGCCCAGGCTGCCGACGACTCCTTCGCCGGCGGTTCGTTCTCGAGCGAGTCGAACGGCGCGGGCACCCTCGCCGACGATGCTTCGCTCGCGGCGCTTCGCGAGAAGCTCTCGAACAACAACTGATCGCTCCGTCGATCACGGAAGGCCGGCTCCCTCAGGGGTCGGCCTTCCGGCGTTCCCGGGCCGCCCGCTAGCATGGGCCTCGTGTATCTCATCGGATTGACCGGCGGCATCGCGTCGGGGAAGACGACCGTCGCGCGCAGGCTCTTCCAGCACGGCGCGATCCACATCGACGCCGACGAACTCGCGCGTCGCGTCGTCGAGCCGGGCACTCCCGGCCTCGAGCAGGTTCGCGAAGCCTTCGGCGACGGCGTCCTCCGGCCCGACGGCTCGCTCGACCGGGCGAAGCTCGGCGAGCTCGTCTTCGGCGACGAGGCGGCCCGGGCGAAGCTGAACGGGATCATCCACCCGGCCGTCCGCGAGCTCTCCGGCCGGCTCATCGACCGGGCGGCGGCCGAGAACCCCGATGCGGTGGTCGTCTACGACGTGCCGTTGCTGGTCGAGGCCGCGGTCGACCACCCCTTCGACCTCGTGGTCGTCACCGAGGCGCCGAAGCAGCAGCAGCTGCGACGCCTCGTC belongs to Agromyces archimandritae and includes:
- the coaE gene encoding dephospho-CoA kinase, with protein sequence MYLIGLTGGIASGKTTVARRLFQHGAIHIDADELARRVVEPGTPGLEQVREAFGDGVLRPDGSLDRAKLGELVFGDEAARAKLNGIIHPAVRELSGRLIDRAAAENPDAVVVYDVPLLVEAAVDHPFDLVVVTEAPKQQQLRRLVEERGLEPGQAAARVDSQASNEERAAIADVVIDTSGTLAHTMSQTDALWHRITDEQRAARGEA